A region of Anopheles merus strain MAF chromosome 2R, AmerM5.1, whole genome shotgun sequence DNA encodes the following proteins:
- the LOC121589103 gene encoding homeotic protein female sterile isoform X2, with amino-acid sequence MDEVVVDMDPNMTNRLQQHTVVLDEGAQPGTSYSRVSPPKAVIDSSPLQSAMDKNKQSLIVKLSMRRPYDQLVQQGIMPSLKTSPAIYEQRRQLERAKTGDLLKAKIKKRPDRLELEQRHILEQCDSHVDPSLAEKRRMLEKALLVDHLNSKISHRPGPLDLIGKNILHVEEPIERMVKEGLVDYASTLDESNASVATPTTVGEGEDSLSSEGESLHSVTVAVVNQPGVPATTILQHQIQLQPFPAAAPTAATGLQPQPQTLLTAQPEFFTLKPTIPIVVNDGTVLAAIATPTVVAATTAVATIAAVTSSGNIATIAEIPMEQGGGGAVAATTSSSSSSTITTSSSNTPSTTTSTLRPILPTPSANNNMSGDLATVRPTLTMTPIPSDLKLISSSSNGSGIAGSSGSNGGKEKLAKKKSKTKSITKAKPIKFHEYKGPPNAHRGSSSSSSSAGHGGGGGGGGSDNNYQLIMQQQYLLEYLEEMCKKPAGVSSPSSSREAPTTTTTNTDAEELAGSDQTPIDSPLGPGGSSSGVGGGAGSGSGSGRSKNSTSGGGGNGSGSSVGMGSSSTLPTTFAAMDIALDTLNRLKVSQLKKYCKQYNLAVSGTKSNLIERLKPYIKSIEPCAGGVPSTVGGVTAGCTAEAEIEDSLLAEQQKRIAELQLQLKKSQEELEQFRSLCNNPFAASDQPMVINAAVTIPPPPPPPPSSSSSSTQQPQLATVLGVGSPYSITTGGGGDSCDAPCTADGDASAGGTVSANQTPDRVSVPDSTVGAALEGSFFLEGLTPADSTTVDYGHDMHEMLPPELTSTLAPIERSPTHRPTLDKVLGQVQPTISGLTMKTEPTDELRNGGAGGGMSSVVGIGLGSAGAGAGGNGNVAGGVRAAVGDMHDLSLSMKSVNFEAVNGDTGDASMQQDTIMLNDFEDIDLVDFHMHSLDSDGPFPMITNHDPDPAGASRTATHAQPAAATMHDAIDAMFCNGGDDPNGKLLATNSFATNQPTGSQQQHVLHEHAPSHGFLNNNDLVSGNSLRIMLHMDLMDQNEQQANIATVTGTKQLPFGSLHHQQPQHHHLQHNNNQQQQHHHTSHLHHSDRNNNSRYDANQTVSLGFGVQQDTQPVASTSASSSSSSTSSSPSNCFRLGLGMSLSSKQATNKHHLNLHQQQQQHQHQQQQQQQQQQQQHHHPHHHHQQHHHHPSLLEQLTPPSAAASSDGSNSTLIGDTIDSFQDNAMDFESLLTNDAADSVLNANNCHRMMLDCAQDKPMYSFLPDPSILDYFSDDCNGHDFEIKHLEY; translated from the coding sequence CACTGAAAACGTCACCGGCAATCTATGAACAGCGTCGGCAGCTGGAACGGGCCAAAACAGGCGACCTGCTGAAGGCGAAGATAAAAAAGCGCCCCGACCGGCTGGAGCTCGAGCAGCGGCACATTCTCGAGCAGTGCGACAGCCACGTGGACCCGAGCCTGGCGGAAAAGCGGCGCATGCTGGAGAAAGCCCTCCTGGTCGATCATCTCAACTCGAAGATATCGCACCGCCCCGGTCCGCTCGATCTGATCGGCAAGAACATCCTGCACGTGGAGGAACCGATCGAGCGCATGGTCAAGGAGGGGCTGGTAGACTATGCATCCACGCTGGACGAGTCGAACGCGTCGGTCGCGACGCCGACGACGGTGGGCGAGGGCGAGGACTCGCTCAGCTCCGAGGGTGAATCGCTGCACAGTGTGACCGTGGCGGTGGTAAACCAGCCGGGCGTGCCGGCCACCACCATTCTGCAGCACCAGATACAGCTACAGCCTTTCCCGGCGGCGGCACCAACAGCAGCCACAGGCCTCCAGCCCCAGCCACAAACGCTGCTGACCGCACAGCCGGAATTTTTCACCCTAAAGCCCACCATCCCGATCGTGGTGAACGATGGGACGGTGCTGGCCGCGATTGCTACTCcgacggtggtggcggcgacGACGGCCGTTGCGACCATCGCCGCGGTAACGAGCAGTGGCAATATTGCGACGATTGCGGAAATTCCCATGGagcagggtggtggtggtgctgttgctgctacgaccagcagcagtagcagcagtaccatcaccaccagcagcagcaacaccccgagcaccaccaccagcacgctTCGACCCATACTGCCAACGCCAAGTGCCAACAACAATATGAGCGGCGATCTAGCCACAGTTCGACCGACACTTACCATGACACCGATACCCTCGGACCTCAAActaatcagcagcagcagcaatggcaGCGGGATCGCCgggagcagcggcagcaacggTGGCAAAGAGAAGCTggcgaagaagaagagcaaaaCGAAGAGTATCACCAAGGCGAAGCCGATCAAATTCCACGAGTACAAGGGGCCGCCGAATGCGCACAGAggatcgtcctcctcctcgtcgtctgCCGGAcacggcggtggcggcggcggcggaggtTCCGATAACAACTATCAGTTGAtcatgcagcagcagtactTGTTGGAGTATCTGGAAGAGATGTGCAAGAAGCCGGCCGGCGTTTCATCGCCCTCCAGCTCTAGGGAGGcgcctaccaccaccaccaccaacacagaTGCGGAGGAGCTGGCCGGTAGCGATCAAACACCGATCGATTCTCCCCTCGGACCGGGGGGTAGTAGCAGTGGGGTCGGCGGTGGCGCCGGATCGGGGTCAGGTTCTGGACGAAGCAAGAACAGTACCTCCGGGGGAGGTGGTAATGGTAGCGGCAGCAGCGTTGGCATGGGGTCCAGCTCAACACTGCCCACAACGTTCGCTGCAATGGACATTGCGCTGGATACGCTGAACAGGCTGAAAGTGTCACAGCTGAAAAAGTACTGCAAGCAGTACAATCTGGCCGTGTCCGGCACAAAGTCGAACCTGATCGAGCGACTGAAACCGTACATAAAGTCGATCGAACCGTGTGCCGGCGGCGTGCCGAGCACGGTCGGAGGCGTCACGGCCGGTTGTACGGCAGAGGCAGAGATAGAGGACAGTTTGCTGGCGGAGCAGCAGAAGCGCATTGCcgagctgcagctgcagctgaaGAAGAGCCAGGAAGAGCTGGAACAGTTCCGGTCGCTGTGCAACAATCCGTTCGCCGCTTCCGACCAGCCGATGGTGATCAATGCAGCAGTCACTATTCCACCGcctccgccaccgccaccatcatcatcgtcatcgtcaacACAGCAACCACAACTTGCCACGGTGCTCGGTGTAGGATCGCCTTACTCCATCACAACCGGCGGAGGCGGCGACTCGTGCGACGCACCCTGTACCGCAGACGGTGACGCCTCGGCCGGTGGTACCGTGAGCGCCAATCAAACGCCGGACCGTGTGTCGGTGCCGGACAGCACTGTCGGTGCGGCACTGGAGGGCAGCTTCTTCCTGGAGGGGCTCACACCGGCCGACTCTACCACGGTGGACTACGGGCACGATATGCACGAAATGTTGCCTCCCGAGCTGACCAGCACGCTGGCGCCAATCGAGCGCAGCCCAACGCACCGTCCCACGCTGGACAAAGTGCTCGGACAGGTGCAGCCGACCATATCGGGGCTGACGATGAAAACGGAACCGACCGATGAGCTGCGTAACGGgggcgctggtggtggtatgTCGTCGGTCGTCGGGATTGGTCTGGGcagtgctggtgctggtgctggtggtaatGGTAACGTTGCCGGCGGTGTGCGAGCCGCCGTTGGGGATATGCACGATTTGTCGCTCAGCATGAAATCGGTCAACTTTGAGGCGGTCAACGGGGACACGGGCGATGCGTCGATGCAGCAGGATACGATCATGCTGAACGATTTCGAGGACATCGATCTGGTCGACTTTCACATGCACTCGCTCGACAGTGATGGGCCGTTCCCGATGATAACGAATCACGATCCCGACCCAGCAGGAGCCAGCAGGACGGCGACTCATGCTCAACCCGCGGCGGCAACCATGCACGATGCGATCGATGCGATGTTCTGTAACGGTGGCGACGATCCGAATGGCAAGCTGCTGGCGACCAACAGCTTTGcgaccaaccaaccaacggggtcacagcagcagcacgtgttGCACGAGCACGCTCCATCGCACGGCTTCCTGAACAACAACGATCTAGTGAGCGGGAATAGCTTGCGCATAATGTTGCATATGGATCTGATGGATCAAAATGAGCAGCAGGCGAACATAGCAACGGTTACCGGCACCAAGCAGCTACCGTTTGGGAGTTTGCACCATCAGCAACCGCAGCACCATCATCTTCAACACAATAataatcagcagcagcagcatcatcacacGAGTCATCTACATCATAGTGACAGGAACAATAATAGCAGGTACGACGCTAACCAGACCGTGTCGTTAGGGTTTGGCGTGCAGCAGGACACGCAACCCGTCGCAAGCACTAGCgcgagcagcagtagcagcagcaccagcagcagccccagCAACTGCTTCCGACTAGGGCTGGGAATGTCACTCTCGTCGAAACAagccacaaacaaacaccatCTAAATctacaccagcagcaacagcagcaccaacatcaacaacagcaacagcagcagcagcagcagcagcagcatcatcatcctcatcatcatcatcaacaacaccaccaccatccaagTCTTTTGGAACAGCTGACACCACCGTCGGCGGCCGCCAGCAGCgacggcagcaacagcacactGATCGGCGACACGATCGATTCCTTCCAGGACAATGCGATGGATTTCGAAAGCCTGCTCACGAACGATGCGGCGGACAGTGTGCTGAACGCGAACAACTGCCACCGGATGATGCTGGACTGCGCGCAGGACAAGCCGATGTACAGCTTTCTACCGGATCCGAGCATTCTAGATTACTTCTCCGACGATTGTAACGGGCACGATTTCGAAATAAAGCATCTGGAGTActaa
- the LOC121589103 gene encoding homeotic protein female sterile isoform X1, translating into MDKERLFLPDEVVVDMDPNMTNRLQQHTVVLDEGAQPGTSYSRVSPPKAVIDSSPLQSAMDKNKQSLIVKLSMRRPYDQLVQQGIMPSLKTSPAIYEQRRQLERAKTGDLLKAKIKKRPDRLELEQRHILEQCDSHVDPSLAEKRRMLEKALLVDHLNSKISHRPGPLDLIGKNILHVEEPIERMVKEGLVDYASTLDESNASVATPTTVGEGEDSLSSEGESLHSVTVAVVNQPGVPATTILQHQIQLQPFPAAAPTAATGLQPQPQTLLTAQPEFFTLKPTIPIVVNDGTVLAAIATPTVVAATTAVATIAAVTSSGNIATIAEIPMEQGGGGAVAATTSSSSSSTITTSSSNTPSTTTSTLRPILPTPSANNNMSGDLATVRPTLTMTPIPSDLKLISSSSNGSGIAGSSGSNGGKEKLAKKKSKTKSITKAKPIKFHEYKGPPNAHRGSSSSSSSAGHGGGGGGGGSDNNYQLIMQQQYLLEYLEEMCKKPAGVSSPSSSREAPTTTTTNTDAEELAGSDQTPIDSPLGPGGSSSGVGGGAGSGSGSGRSKNSTSGGGGNGSGSSVGMGSSSTLPTTFAAMDIALDTLNRLKVSQLKKYCKQYNLAVSGTKSNLIERLKPYIKSIEPCAGGVPSTVGGVTAGCTAEAEIEDSLLAEQQKRIAELQLQLKKSQEELEQFRSLCNNPFAASDQPMVINAAVTIPPPPPPPPSSSSSSTQQPQLATVLGVGSPYSITTGGGGDSCDAPCTADGDASAGGTVSANQTPDRVSVPDSTVGAALEGSFFLEGLTPADSTTVDYGHDMHEMLPPELTSTLAPIERSPTHRPTLDKVLGQVQPTISGLTMKTEPTDELRNGGAGGGMSSVVGIGLGSAGAGAGGNGNVAGGVRAAVGDMHDLSLSMKSVNFEAVNGDTGDASMQQDTIMLNDFEDIDLVDFHMHSLDSDGPFPMITNHDPDPAGASRTATHAQPAAATMHDAIDAMFCNGGDDPNGKLLATNSFATNQPTGSQQQHVLHEHAPSHGFLNNNDLVSGNSLRIMLHMDLMDQNEQQANIATVTGTKQLPFGSLHHQQPQHHHLQHNNNQQQQHHHTSHLHHSDRNNNSRYDANQTVSLGFGVQQDTQPVASTSASSSSSSTSSSPSNCFRLGLGMSLSSKQATNKHHLNLHQQQQQHQHQQQQQQQQQQQQHHHPHHHHQQHHHHPSLLEQLTPPSAAASSDGSNSTLIGDTIDSFQDNAMDFESLLTNDAADSVLNANNCHRMMLDCAQDKPMYSFLPDPSILDYFSDDCNGHDFEIKHLEY; encoded by the coding sequence CACTGAAAACGTCACCGGCAATCTATGAACAGCGTCGGCAGCTGGAACGGGCCAAAACAGGCGACCTGCTGAAGGCGAAGATAAAAAAGCGCCCCGACCGGCTGGAGCTCGAGCAGCGGCACATTCTCGAGCAGTGCGACAGCCACGTGGACCCGAGCCTGGCGGAAAAGCGGCGCATGCTGGAGAAAGCCCTCCTGGTCGATCATCTCAACTCGAAGATATCGCACCGCCCCGGTCCGCTCGATCTGATCGGCAAGAACATCCTGCACGTGGAGGAACCGATCGAGCGCATGGTCAAGGAGGGGCTGGTAGACTATGCATCCACGCTGGACGAGTCGAACGCGTCGGTCGCGACGCCGACGACGGTGGGCGAGGGCGAGGACTCGCTCAGCTCCGAGGGTGAATCGCTGCACAGTGTGACCGTGGCGGTGGTAAACCAGCCGGGCGTGCCGGCCACCACCATTCTGCAGCACCAGATACAGCTACAGCCTTTCCCGGCGGCGGCACCAACAGCAGCCACAGGCCTCCAGCCCCAGCCACAAACGCTGCTGACCGCACAGCCGGAATTTTTCACCCTAAAGCCCACCATCCCGATCGTGGTGAACGATGGGACGGTGCTGGCCGCGATTGCTACTCcgacggtggtggcggcgacGACGGCCGTTGCGACCATCGCCGCGGTAACGAGCAGTGGCAATATTGCGACGATTGCGGAAATTCCCATGGagcagggtggtggtggtgctgttgctgctacgaccagcagcagtagcagcagtaccatcaccaccagcagcagcaacaccccgagcaccaccaccagcacgctTCGACCCATACTGCCAACGCCAAGTGCCAACAACAATATGAGCGGCGATCTAGCCACAGTTCGACCGACACTTACCATGACACCGATACCCTCGGACCTCAAActaatcagcagcagcagcaatggcaGCGGGATCGCCgggagcagcggcagcaacggTGGCAAAGAGAAGCTggcgaagaagaagagcaaaaCGAAGAGTATCACCAAGGCGAAGCCGATCAAATTCCACGAGTACAAGGGGCCGCCGAATGCGCACAGAggatcgtcctcctcctcgtcgtctgCCGGAcacggcggtggcggcggcggcggaggtTCCGATAACAACTATCAGTTGAtcatgcagcagcagtactTGTTGGAGTATCTGGAAGAGATGTGCAAGAAGCCGGCCGGCGTTTCATCGCCCTCCAGCTCTAGGGAGGcgcctaccaccaccaccaccaacacagaTGCGGAGGAGCTGGCCGGTAGCGATCAAACACCGATCGATTCTCCCCTCGGACCGGGGGGTAGTAGCAGTGGGGTCGGCGGTGGCGCCGGATCGGGGTCAGGTTCTGGACGAAGCAAGAACAGTACCTCCGGGGGAGGTGGTAATGGTAGCGGCAGCAGCGTTGGCATGGGGTCCAGCTCAACACTGCCCACAACGTTCGCTGCAATGGACATTGCGCTGGATACGCTGAACAGGCTGAAAGTGTCACAGCTGAAAAAGTACTGCAAGCAGTACAATCTGGCCGTGTCCGGCACAAAGTCGAACCTGATCGAGCGACTGAAACCGTACATAAAGTCGATCGAACCGTGTGCCGGCGGCGTGCCGAGCACGGTCGGAGGCGTCACGGCCGGTTGTACGGCAGAGGCAGAGATAGAGGACAGTTTGCTGGCGGAGCAGCAGAAGCGCATTGCcgagctgcagctgcagctgaaGAAGAGCCAGGAAGAGCTGGAACAGTTCCGGTCGCTGTGCAACAATCCGTTCGCCGCTTCCGACCAGCCGATGGTGATCAATGCAGCAGTCACTATTCCACCGcctccgccaccgccaccatcatcatcgtcatcgtcaacACAGCAACCACAACTTGCCACGGTGCTCGGTGTAGGATCGCCTTACTCCATCACAACCGGCGGAGGCGGCGACTCGTGCGACGCACCCTGTACCGCAGACGGTGACGCCTCGGCCGGTGGTACCGTGAGCGCCAATCAAACGCCGGACCGTGTGTCGGTGCCGGACAGCACTGTCGGTGCGGCACTGGAGGGCAGCTTCTTCCTGGAGGGGCTCACACCGGCCGACTCTACCACGGTGGACTACGGGCACGATATGCACGAAATGTTGCCTCCCGAGCTGACCAGCACGCTGGCGCCAATCGAGCGCAGCCCAACGCACCGTCCCACGCTGGACAAAGTGCTCGGACAGGTGCAGCCGACCATATCGGGGCTGACGATGAAAACGGAACCGACCGATGAGCTGCGTAACGGgggcgctggtggtggtatgTCGTCGGTCGTCGGGATTGGTCTGGGcagtgctggtgctggtgctggtggtaatGGTAACGTTGCCGGCGGTGTGCGAGCCGCCGTTGGGGATATGCACGATTTGTCGCTCAGCATGAAATCGGTCAACTTTGAGGCGGTCAACGGGGACACGGGCGATGCGTCGATGCAGCAGGATACGATCATGCTGAACGATTTCGAGGACATCGATCTGGTCGACTTTCACATGCACTCGCTCGACAGTGATGGGCCGTTCCCGATGATAACGAATCACGATCCCGACCCAGCAGGAGCCAGCAGGACGGCGACTCATGCTCAACCCGCGGCGGCAACCATGCACGATGCGATCGATGCGATGTTCTGTAACGGTGGCGACGATCCGAATGGCAAGCTGCTGGCGACCAACAGCTTTGcgaccaaccaaccaacggggtcacagcagcagcacgtgttGCACGAGCACGCTCCATCGCACGGCTTCCTGAACAACAACGATCTAGTGAGCGGGAATAGCTTGCGCATAATGTTGCATATGGATCTGATGGATCAAAATGAGCAGCAGGCGAACATAGCAACGGTTACCGGCACCAAGCAGCTACCGTTTGGGAGTTTGCACCATCAGCAACCGCAGCACCATCATCTTCAACACAATAataatcagcagcagcagcatcatcacacGAGTCATCTACATCATAGTGACAGGAACAATAATAGCAGGTACGACGCTAACCAGACCGTGTCGTTAGGGTTTGGCGTGCAGCAGGACACGCAACCCGTCGCAAGCACTAGCgcgagcagcagtagcagcagcaccagcagcagccccagCAACTGCTTCCGACTAGGGCTGGGAATGTCACTCTCGTCGAAACAagccacaaacaaacaccatCTAAATctacaccagcagcaacagcagcaccaacatcaacaacagcaacagcagcagcagcagcagcagcagcatcatcatcctcatcatcatcatcaacaacaccaccaccatccaagTCTTTTGGAACAGCTGACACCACCGTCGGCGGCCGCCAGCAGCgacggcagcaacagcacactGATCGGCGACACGATCGATTCCTTCCAGGACAATGCGATGGATTTCGAAAGCCTGCTCACGAACGATGCGGCGGACAGTGTGCTGAACGCGAACAACTGCCACCGGATGATGCTGGACTGCGCGCAGGACAAGCCGATGTACAGCTTTCTACCGGATCCGAGCATTCTAGATTACTTCTCCGACGATTGTAACGGGCACGATTTCGAAATAAAGCATCTGGAGTActaa
- the LOC121589103 gene encoding homeotic protein female sterile isoform X3, with amino-acid sequence MDPNMTNRLQQHTVVLDEGAQPGTSYSRVSPPKAVIDSSPLQSAMDKNKQSLIVKLSMRRPYDQLVQQGIMPSLKTSPAIYEQRRQLERAKTGDLLKAKIKKRPDRLELEQRHILEQCDSHVDPSLAEKRRMLEKALLVDHLNSKISHRPGPLDLIGKNILHVEEPIERMVKEGLVDYASTLDESNASVATPTTVGEGEDSLSSEGESLHSVTVAVVNQPGVPATTILQHQIQLQPFPAAAPTAATGLQPQPQTLLTAQPEFFTLKPTIPIVVNDGTVLAAIATPTVVAATTAVATIAAVTSSGNIATIAEIPMEQGGGGAVAATTSSSSSSTITTSSSNTPSTTTSTLRPILPTPSANNNMSGDLATVRPTLTMTPIPSDLKLISSSSNGSGIAGSSGSNGGKEKLAKKKSKTKSITKAKPIKFHEYKGPPNAHRGSSSSSSSAGHGGGGGGGGSDNNYQLIMQQQYLLEYLEEMCKKPAGVSSPSSSREAPTTTTTNTDAEELAGSDQTPIDSPLGPGGSSSGVGGGAGSGSGSGRSKNSTSGGGGNGSGSSVGMGSSSTLPTTFAAMDIALDTLNRLKVSQLKKYCKQYNLAVSGTKSNLIERLKPYIKSIEPCAGGVPSTVGGVTAGCTAEAEIEDSLLAEQQKRIAELQLQLKKSQEELEQFRSLCNNPFAASDQPMVINAAVTIPPPPPPPPSSSSSSTQQPQLATVLGVGSPYSITTGGGGDSCDAPCTADGDASAGGTVSANQTPDRVSVPDSTVGAALEGSFFLEGLTPADSTTVDYGHDMHEMLPPELTSTLAPIERSPTHRPTLDKVLGQVQPTISGLTMKTEPTDELRNGGAGGGMSSVVGIGLGSAGAGAGGNGNVAGGVRAAVGDMHDLSLSMKSVNFEAVNGDTGDASMQQDTIMLNDFEDIDLVDFHMHSLDSDGPFPMITNHDPDPAGASRTATHAQPAAATMHDAIDAMFCNGGDDPNGKLLATNSFATNQPTGSQQQHVLHEHAPSHGFLNNNDLVSGNSLRIMLHMDLMDQNEQQANIATVTGTKQLPFGSLHHQQPQHHHLQHNNNQQQQHHHTSHLHHSDRNNNSRYDANQTVSLGFGVQQDTQPVASTSASSSSSSTSSSPSNCFRLGLGMSLSSKQATNKHHLNLHQQQQQHQHQQQQQQQQQQQQHHHPHHHHQQHHHHPSLLEQLTPPSAAASSDGSNSTLIGDTIDSFQDNAMDFESLLTNDAADSVLNANNCHRMMLDCAQDKPMYSFLPDPSILDYFSDDCNGHDFEIKHLEY; translated from the coding sequence CACTGAAAACGTCACCGGCAATCTATGAACAGCGTCGGCAGCTGGAACGGGCCAAAACAGGCGACCTGCTGAAGGCGAAGATAAAAAAGCGCCCCGACCGGCTGGAGCTCGAGCAGCGGCACATTCTCGAGCAGTGCGACAGCCACGTGGACCCGAGCCTGGCGGAAAAGCGGCGCATGCTGGAGAAAGCCCTCCTGGTCGATCATCTCAACTCGAAGATATCGCACCGCCCCGGTCCGCTCGATCTGATCGGCAAGAACATCCTGCACGTGGAGGAACCGATCGAGCGCATGGTCAAGGAGGGGCTGGTAGACTATGCATCCACGCTGGACGAGTCGAACGCGTCGGTCGCGACGCCGACGACGGTGGGCGAGGGCGAGGACTCGCTCAGCTCCGAGGGTGAATCGCTGCACAGTGTGACCGTGGCGGTGGTAAACCAGCCGGGCGTGCCGGCCACCACCATTCTGCAGCACCAGATACAGCTACAGCCTTTCCCGGCGGCGGCACCAACAGCAGCCACAGGCCTCCAGCCCCAGCCACAAACGCTGCTGACCGCACAGCCGGAATTTTTCACCCTAAAGCCCACCATCCCGATCGTGGTGAACGATGGGACGGTGCTGGCCGCGATTGCTACTCcgacggtggtggcggcgacGACGGCCGTTGCGACCATCGCCGCGGTAACGAGCAGTGGCAATATTGCGACGATTGCGGAAATTCCCATGGagcagggtggtggtggtgctgttgctgctacgaccagcagcagtagcagcagtaccatcaccaccagcagcagcaacaccccgagcaccaccaccagcacgctTCGACCCATACTGCCAACGCCAAGTGCCAACAACAATATGAGCGGCGATCTAGCCACAGTTCGACCGACACTTACCATGACACCGATACCCTCGGACCTCAAActaatcagcagcagcagcaatggcaGCGGGATCGCCgggagcagcggcagcaacggTGGCAAAGAGAAGCTggcgaagaagaagagcaaaaCGAAGAGTATCACCAAGGCGAAGCCGATCAAATTCCACGAGTACAAGGGGCCGCCGAATGCGCACAGAggatcgtcctcctcctcgtcgtctgCCGGAcacggcggtggcggcggcggcggaggtTCCGATAACAACTATCAGTTGAtcatgcagcagcagtactTGTTGGAGTATCTGGAAGAGATGTGCAAGAAGCCGGCCGGCGTTTCATCGCCCTCCAGCTCTAGGGAGGcgcctaccaccaccaccaccaacacagaTGCGGAGGAGCTGGCCGGTAGCGATCAAACACCGATCGATTCTCCCCTCGGACCGGGGGGTAGTAGCAGTGGGGTCGGCGGTGGCGCCGGATCGGGGTCAGGTTCTGGACGAAGCAAGAACAGTACCTCCGGGGGAGGTGGTAATGGTAGCGGCAGCAGCGTTGGCATGGGGTCCAGCTCAACACTGCCCACAACGTTCGCTGCAATGGACATTGCGCTGGATACGCTGAACAGGCTGAAAGTGTCACAGCTGAAAAAGTACTGCAAGCAGTACAATCTGGCCGTGTCCGGCACAAAGTCGAACCTGATCGAGCGACTGAAACCGTACATAAAGTCGATCGAACCGTGTGCCGGCGGCGTGCCGAGCACGGTCGGAGGCGTCACGGCCGGTTGTACGGCAGAGGCAGAGATAGAGGACAGTTTGCTGGCGGAGCAGCAGAAGCGCATTGCcgagctgcagctgcagctgaaGAAGAGCCAGGAAGAGCTGGAACAGTTCCGGTCGCTGTGCAACAATCCGTTCGCCGCTTCCGACCAGCCGATGGTGATCAATGCAGCAGTCACTATTCCACCGcctccgccaccgccaccatcatcatcgtcatcgtcaacACAGCAACCACAACTTGCCACGGTGCTCGGTGTAGGATCGCCTTACTCCATCACAACCGGCGGAGGCGGCGACTCGTGCGACGCACCCTGTACCGCAGACGGTGACGCCTCGGCCGGTGGTACCGTGAGCGCCAATCAAACGCCGGACCGTGTGTCGGTGCCGGACAGCACTGTCGGTGCGGCACTGGAGGGCAGCTTCTTCCTGGAGGGGCTCACACCGGCCGACTCTACCACGGTGGACTACGGGCACGATATGCACGAAATGTTGCCTCCCGAGCTGACCAGCACGCTGGCGCCAATCGAGCGCAGCCCAACGCACCGTCCCACGCTGGACAAAGTGCTCGGACAGGTGCAGCCGACCATATCGGGGCTGACGATGAAAACGGAACCGACCGATGAGCTGCGTAACGGgggcgctggtggtggtatgTCGTCGGTCGTCGGGATTGGTCTGGGcagtgctggtgctggtgctggtggtaatGGTAACGTTGCCGGCGGTGTGCGAGCCGCCGTTGGGGATATGCACGATTTGTCGCTCAGCATGAAATCGGTCAACTTTGAGGCGGTCAACGGGGACACGGGCGATGCGTCGATGCAGCAGGATACGATCATGCTGAACGATTTCGAGGACATCGATCTGGTCGACTTTCACATGCACTCGCTCGACAGTGATGGGCCGTTCCCGATGATAACGAATCACGATCCCGACCCAGCAGGAGCCAGCAGGACGGCGACTCATGCTCAACCCGCGGCGGCAACCATGCACGATGCGATCGATGCGATGTTCTGTAACGGTGGCGACGATCCGAATGGCAAGCTGCTGGCGACCAACAGCTTTGcgaccaaccaaccaacggggtcacagcagcagcacgtgttGCACGAGCACGCTCCATCGCACGGCTTCCTGAACAACAACGATCTAGTGAGCGGGAATAGCTTGCGCATAATGTTGCATATGGATCTGATGGATCAAAATGAGCAGCAGGCGAACATAGCAACGGTTACCGGCACCAAGCAGCTACCGTTTGGGAGTTTGCACCATCAGCAACCGCAGCACCATCATCTTCAACACAATAataatcagcagcagcagcatcatcacacGAGTCATCTACATCATAGTGACAGGAACAATAATAGCAGGTACGACGCTAACCAGACCGTGTCGTTAGGGTTTGGCGTGCAGCAGGACACGCAACCCGTCGCAAGCACTAGCgcgagcagcagtagcagcagcaccagcagcagccccagCAACTGCTTCCGACTAGGGCTGGGAATGTCACTCTCGTCGAAACAagccacaaacaaacaccatCTAAATctacaccagcagcaacagcagcaccaacatcaacaacagcaacagcagcagcagcagcagcagcagcatcatcatcctcatcatcatcatcaacaacaccaccaccatccaagTCTTTTGGAACAGCTGACACCACCGTCGGCGGCCGCCAGCAGCgacggcagcaacagcacactGATCGGCGACACGATCGATTCCTTCCAGGACAATGCGATGGATTTCGAAAGCCTGCTCACGAACGATGCGGCGGACAGTGTGCTGAACGCGAACAACTGCCACCGGATGATGCTGGACTGCGCGCAGGACAAGCCGATGTACAGCTTTCTACCGGATCCGAGCATTCTAGATTACTTCTCCGACGATTGTAACGGGCACGATTTCGAAATAAAGCATCTGGAGTActaa